GCAAAGATCACCTCCTGCAGAAACTTAGGAACTATGTACAGAACTTTACAGAACAGAGGACAACACTTTGGCTGAAACCTGACTGCTGACCAGAGAATGGAGTTCTGAGTGGGCTCAAGGAGACGAAGCAATTGGGAAGGGAAGGTGGTCTGATTGAAGCTTCAACTTCCAAGAGGGCTAAGTCTTGTGACGGTCATAAATTGGAGGCTCTAGTTTTGGAAGGTTCAAGTACAGCACAGGGGGTTCCATGTGTCTGCAATCAGACAACAGGACAACAGTGGCATTAGAAATGTAAAAGCACTGGAGGAAAATTAGTAAGAGACTCAAAATTCCTCATAACATCTGTAAACACATTTAACTAGGAACAGCCAAGGACTTCTATCAAATCTCCTTCCTGTATTTTGTGAATAGATGACAAATATTATTGCTTCTCTCAACCTCTAGAGCTCCCAGACCCGCAGAGCTCAGGTTAAGTTCTTACCTATTTGGCTACACCCCCGGCTGAGGTGCCATTAGGTCAATGTCACTCAAATTCCTAGCCAGCCAAACTCCCGCAGCAAAAAGTCCCAAATTGAGGATCAAGTTCCTGGAAAAAGAACATCTCATTAACCCTGTCGTCCCTGACTCACTTGTCTTTAGTTAAGGAAGGATACTGGGGGGAAAGACTTGCCATCACCGCCCTGGAAAAAGCTTCGGAGGCATAAACGCTTTTAGAATTGCAAGAACGTAGAGCTTTACAATGGTAGGTTGCCCAAGAACTACATGGTTACTTGGAGTCCGTTTCTGTATCCACGGAGCAGAATCAAATGCAAAGGACAATTAAACACTCGCCTAGGGCCGAAAGGCCTGTTTGTGTTGGCGCCTTTTTCCCGGGTCCCCCTGGTCACGGTGAGAATTCTCTAGACATAGCCCAGTAACTCAAAAGATCGCTTCTGCCGCACGGGAACTCTCCCAGCCAAGGACCGCTCCAAAGCTCAGCCAGAGCAACGCAGAGGCGCCAGGCAGGGCGCAGGGGGCTCGGAGGGCCGGAAAGGGAGAAGCTCCCGGGGCCTCGGTTACCTCCGGAAGTCGTTCCTGTCGGTGGCGAAACGGTAGACGCCCCGGAGCCAATCTCCCACGTTGTCTGGAATTTCGGGTGCTTCATTTGGCGCGCCGGCAGCGCTCACGCCGACCCCGCTGGAAGCCATAGCGGCACCCTCACGATCCGCAAGGCGTCTCCCGACGCACCGCGTAGGCGCCGGCGCCCGCAGAGCACGCCACTTCCGGCCTCGCACTTCCGCCGGCGACGGGCCGGCAGGGGGCGCCGCGGCCCGGGGGAGAGCGAGAGGTCCCGGGCTGCGCGTCCACGAGCTCCGCGAGGCGGGGAGCTCCCTCCAGGCCTGCGGCTTGCCCGCCTAGGCACGGCCACACGTGGTCTCTGCGTGCTCCCTTCATTGGCTCAGGAAGATGCTGGGGCGGGGCCGCCCCAGCCGTGGGGGTGGGCCTAGGGGCTAGCTCAGCAGGGGACGCGTAACTTTGCGGGGTGGGGTTCCCCCAAGAAAGTCTCCGTCTGAAGGCTTAGGATGCGCAGGCTTAAGAGGAGCACTCCAAGTTTGTGACCTGGCCGCCTCTCCCAGGGGTGCCCCTGACTGCGTTCAATCTAGGATGTTTACAGGGTGAGGAGATCCTCGCTCTCCCACCAAACCGATCACgcgccccttccccttccccggGCTGCGCCACTAGCAAATGGCGCAGTGTCTCCTGGAGGTGTCGCTGTCCCCAGCCTGGAGGCTTCCGGGGGACTTCCAGGGACCGGGAAGGCGCTGGCCTAAGAAAAAGCCTTCGGGTTCCGAGTCcgaagaggaggagcaggtggggcagggggcgTCCTCCCTGGCGTCGAGCGGCTTCTCCAGCCGGCCCCGTTCCTGCCCTTGGGGTGCCTCCGTCCGGTCCCCAGCTCGATCTTCCTGCTCCGGGCTGGATGGAAGCGGCCCTCTCCGGGCCTCCGGGCCGAAGCGGGAGGCAGCGGCGGGAAGGGCTGCTCGGGAGACGGCCGCGGCGTCCTCCGCTCCGTCGAGGCCCGCCTCCCCTGTTGCTGGCCGGGCCAGAAACGCGGGTCTCAGAGCCGGGAGCCCCTCTCCCGGATCCGGGCGGGGAGGGCGCCAGAAGCCGGATCCAGCTGGGGCTCCGGCCTCtatcccgccccgcccccgggccgtgcgcgccgccgccgccgccgccgccgcgacgCCGCTCCcgggcaccccccgcccccgcgcgtccccgccgccgcccagCAGAGGGCGGCCGCGTCCCCAGTCCGACAGTGAGTCCCGCGCCGCAGCCCCGACGGTGGCGCGGGGTGGGCTCGGGAGGCCCTGGAAGCGCTCCGGCCAGGGACGCGCGGTGAGAGCTGCGGGCCCCGAGGCTCGGGTCtggggggtgcggtggggggaCGGGACGGCGTGGGACCGGGGCGAGGGTCCCGGCCCGGGAGAATCCCCTCCTCGGCCCAGCCCAAGCCGCTGCCCCCTTCCCCCCGGATCTGCACCTTCTCCTCCCTTACCAGGGGACGCCCTCCCTTCCAGTGCCGGGGCCTGGCTGGAGCCGGCAGCCGAATAGCGACGCTCAAAGCAGCGGGGGCAGCAGGGGCCGCCCCCCGGCACGGCGTAGCGCCCCCCGCCCAAGGGCCCGGCGCAGTCCTGGCAGCAGAAGTGGTTCTCGTGCCAGCGCCGCCCCTCGGCCTCAGTGCAGCGCCGGGAGAAGATGAGCTGGGAGAGGGGGGGAGAACGGcccgttcattcattcattcactcattcatccaccCAGAACCACGCCTTTTACCCAGTTAACGCTAAAGCATGTCTACCGACATCCCCTTTGATCTACTCAACCACTCGGGCGCAGGGAGGGTTGACTGGCCTAGCCGGGGTCCCGCTAGCAGGTGGCACCGCCTGAAGAAGCGCGACCCCGGTCGCCGGGACTCCCAACCCAGGGTTCCGCTCTGCCTCTTGGGCTCCCATTATGGCAGTTCCTCGCCTGATCAGGACAGCACTGGGCACCCGGCAAACCGAGATGAACGCCTGTCCCTGCTCCGGAGAAATCCTCTGAGTCCCAGAAAGTCTGGGGGCCTTTGCTTGCGGCAGGGGAGGGCACAAGGCGACGGGTCCCCATGCCCAGGATTCCAGTCAGAGCCACAGGGAACACAAAGGACCCAGGCTGGTTCGGAGTCCTCCACTCCGCGGTACCGGCAGAGGTGTCCCCTTACCTCTCGCCGCGGTGGACCCTGGGCAGCCCCCTCCCAGCAGCCCTCTTGGGGCTGTACCTGGTCACAGGCCGGGCAGCGGGGCCGGAGCAGCTCTGCGTGATGACGGCCGCAGTAGAGATGCCCGTCGTGGTAGAAGTAGATGAGGTCTATCAGGGCCTGGCCACAGGCCTGGCAGGCAAAGCAAGCCGGGTGCCAGCGGCGCCTCTCTCCTGCCCGGGCTGCGAACACTCCGTACTCCCCTGGCCTCAGCGGCTCCCTGCACTGCCGGGTCAGGCGCTGGGCTGGTCAGAGGCTTCCCTCCTGGCTCTTCCATCTTAACCCCAACCCAACGGTTCCCCCTGGCAGGCCCACCTCCACTGCAGGCTCCACGGAGAACCCCTAAAGGTGGCCTCTCTTTTTGGAATTTGCCAAACTGTCAATCCCCAACCCCTGTTTCCCCACCTGAGCCCCTGGAGCTAGGCCCTTCTACAGAAGTGAGAAGGCAAggaggaatggggggggggggggggcgcactaCATACCTTCTCACAGGTGTGTTCCACCAGATTGGAAAGTACCAGGCAGGCCACCCCCTGTCCCAGGGCCTCCCGCCTCCGCTGGGCACAGAAGAGCCGCAGCTCGGCCAGCTCATCCTCTTCAAAGGCCAGGCAGTAGCGTTCCTGCAGAAACAGGCCTCCACTGAGACTGGGAGAGCCCCAACAGGCAAGGCTGGAGTTTGGAGGGAGAAGGCTTAGTTAGCTGCTGGGTCAAAGGAAGGTTGTAGAAGCTTCTGGAGGTGCAGAAGACAACGGCACAgaagggcacagagagagggaagagagctgGAGTAAGCCTACCTCAGTCTCACCTGCCCCCGGGAATGGCCACCACTCAGGTCCTGACAGCCCACAGCACTAAGCCCTGTCACCACTTATCTAGATCCTTACCCCCAGGGAGCTGGAGCTCACTGtcactttctgttgtttttccgATTTATTCCACGTTTCCTGGTCTTGCCCGCCTAGCTGAAGTGTAAGCCTTTTGTCTGGGCACACACTAGGGCCTCAATAAATACTTAACCATACTCTCTACATTTGTACATTCCACTATTGGTTTCCGAAGTTGTTCAtgtccattttctcatttgctctTCAACTAAGCATTGTGGGCAGAGCAGATGCTTTTGTACCCATTGTGAAGACTTGGAAACTCAGGCTGGGGAGGGGAATGAGTTCCCCAGTTAGCGGCACAGCTGGGTCCTAGTTCCCTATCCTCTGGAGTCTGGCCCCACAgtaaaaagagggaggcagagagagggagacccaCATCACTGTCCTGCGGAGGCAGCTGCTGCAGGAGGATCCGAAGCCCAGGCCAGATGGAGGCCCCGTCTGTGTCCAGGCAAGGGAGCCCCAAGCTCAGAACTTCGGGATCCTGAGGAGATGTGGCAGGAGAGGGGTGGTTAGTTttgccttcctcttctttcctccctcctcctcccaatcTGGAATGATTACCATGTGCCCCCCTCCAAGATCAAGACAAGGACAGCTGATCCACTCCTGCATTTGTGGTCTGATTGAAGCAGGCTGGGGAGGCCCCACACCCCCAAATGGCATCCTTTCTTATGCTTGAAATCAACCGATTAGTCTGGGGCCAAAGCCTGGAGTTGGCTTTGACAACACAGACTCCCCAAGAGAGGGAACGGGTATTCATGTGAATAAGTTTAAAGTCGAACCCCCAtgtccccatcccccatcccaaGGGGCTGTAGGGACAGGGGTTCCTGCAAAGAGAAAAGGACCACAGGAGATCGGGCTCAAAGGCTACCTTCCAGGCGGGTGGTAGAAATGGGAGGAGGCCTGTAGGATGGAAGGCAGGTTGGcctcagagggaagggaagggctcCTACTACCTGCGCAGAAGTCTCCTCAGGGTGCTTGTCTGGCAGGTGGCCTGGGTCACTGTCTGAGTTGGCTGGTGGACCTGGCTCTGGAGGGGTGAGGCTCTCCCCTTGATGGGGCCAGTCAGAGCTCGGCACTGACATTGGTGACAAAGTCTGTCCAGAAAACAAGAACTCCCATTTGTCAGTCCCTCATGTACGATGTGCCAGGCAGGGCTAAGTGCTTTGCAGGCATGGTCTCCTTCTGTCCTCCCAATGACCAGATGAGGTGGGTGGTTCtcctgtccccattttatagatggctacactgaggctcacagagcATAAATGCCCAAAGTCACTCAGCTACTAAGTGGCTGAGCCAGATCTTGAGGCCAGGCCTTTCAGAAACTCCCAAGAGTTCTGAAGCTCAAATTCTGGGTCGTCCCAAGattgggaaggaggaaagaggaggccCACAATGGAAGGAGAGGCCATTCTGCCTTTCTAATGAGCCTTTGGGAGACtggccccttccccacctccccagtgTCAACTCCCACCATTCATCATTGTGCACTGAACACTCCACTGAACCTGCATCCTCATGCTCCCAACACAAGGGCCACTTTGCCAGCTGCAAGCTCAAGACAGTTCCTCATCTTGTCTATAAGCTCAAGGACAGGAAAATCCCGTGTGCTTTTGGCTTCTACCTATAGCAGCAATTTCCCATTTTATTGGATAATTCTAAACACATCTCTTTGGCCCTCCTTGGGGCCAGCCTTAGCAGGACCACAGGAtcttgggggtgagggtgaccaCTGAAGTAGAAAACAGATGGGCCCTGCCCTTAAGGAGCTcatactccaaaaaaaaaaaaaggagctcatACTCCTGTGGATAAGAGAGAGATGAGACTAGACTGAATAGGGCCAGAGCTCTAGGCAGGTATATATGGCACTCTAGGAGAAAAATAACCAGAGCAAACTTTTCTGTAATGTTTACTCTGTGCAAGGGACCAAAATAGCACTTTACATAATAGAATGCATCCTTAAAACAATCCTATCAGGTAGTTTCTGTTATCCCAGTTGAGAGCTGAAACAAACTGAGgttaacttgcctaaggtcacactaAAAAACTGGGGGATGTCCTAGGAAGAAGTTGCCTTTGAGGTCTAGGATGGATTTTGACAGCAGCTAGGGCACAGGAGGTCCTCACCAGATCCCAGGCCTCTATAAAACTCAGCTGTGGAGTTGAGAACAAGGTTTGGACTCTTAACAGTTATATTGGTTCCcagccctcccacccccttcAGACGTCCTGTGCCACCCATCCCTGCTTCCACACCCATCTGCTTCCTTCCTGTTCTGTCATGTTTCCTGTGGAAAGCAGCCAGGATGGGCTGTTCACATTCAGGGCCAGGAGTAGCCACTTCCCCTGACAGCACTGCCCCTGCTCCATCCAGGCGGCAAGAGGCACTTGGGAGAGGGTTCGGAGCCACCTGGGACCTCAGGGTGGATTTGCACCCTCTTCCAGGTTCTAGTTTGTCTGCAATTGCCCCGCACAGAAACAATGCTCAGAAGTCAGCTCTCACCCCTCACCCTTCCATCCTCCCATCTCCACTCAGCCCTGGACCCGGTCTTACTAACAAGCCGGATTTCTTCAAGAATCCCCCTCCTTCTCAGGGCTGAACCCTGTCTCCCGCCCCCGCGCAGGTGCAACCCGGTTCAAGAGTTCACTCTTCCCAATCCGCCCCTGCCCTGGAGGGCAGAGCCTGCACAGCCCTAGGGACCAGGGAGGTAAAAGGATGGGAAGGTTTTCCGCGGACAGCGAGAGAGAGAAGTACCCGGCCCTGCCAAGTGTCCCCTCGACAGATTCCTAGGGCTTGTTCTTGGACGTCCCCGGGAGTCGGGAACCCCGGGGTTCCCAGTCTGGGTGCTGGGAGCTTAGGGGAGGGCACGGGACTCCGCCGGGGTCTCACCCTCGCTGCGCGCCGGCGTCCGGGCAGCTCTGGACGGACCCCGCCGGCCGGCCCCCCGCCCAGTCCCCACCCTGAGGCCTcagcgcccgcccccgcccgccccgggagCGCCGCCCGCCCTCTCCCTCGcctcccgcggcccccgcccgcccctcccggACTGGAAGAGCGGGCAGCTGGCGCGGGGCCTGGAGTTGCAGCCGGAAGGACAGGATCTGGGGGACCGCAGGGTGGAGAGTgcaggctccactgcccctccccactcccaggggCTCGCGAAGGCACTGCGCCCCCGCGGGCACGGGGCGGACACCTGGGAGCCGCCGTCGGGCCGGGTCTTCAGTCATTGGCGGAACCGTGCGCCTCTCCGAGCCGGCAGGTCCCCTCAGACCCtcctccggccccgcccctctccgGGTGTCCTCACCCCTCTCAGTTGCCTCCCCCGGTCCCCAGCCCTCTTTAGGGATTCTTCATCTTGCCTTTCTCCCTGCAGGCAGGCCGTTCAGGCCCTTCCCCTATCTTTTTTGTCTCTTCCCCCGACCCCGGTCCCTCTTCTGATCCGGGGAGTGGAAACCTCCGGTCCCATCTCTGGGTCCCttctcggccccgcccccgccccgctccgccccgccccgccccgcccctctccGTGGGGCTAGCTCCGCGGCTGGCCCGGAGCGCCCTCTGGCGTCTGCGCATGCTCCCCGCTCCCGACTGCAAAGTCCTCCAAGGGGACCTTCTAGGCTGCGCGCTGGTCGCCCCCGATCGGGTCCGCCCGCCCGCAGCGTCTCGTTGGTGCTGCCGGTGACCTCCGACCccgcggccgcggggcggggcggggcggggaggcctTAGCTccgggcgggcggcggctgcTGCAGCGGGACCCGGGAGCGGGGCCCGGCGCCGCCCGGGCCGCGGGGCGATGTGAgtcggggcgcggcggggcggggacgAGGCGGTTCCACCGAGGCCGCACCGCGCCGCGCCACAGCCTCCGCTCCCTCCCGAGGAAGCCCTGGGCGGGCGGGCGGTGGAgtcccggggctgggggcggggatcTGGGACGGCGCGCGGCCCCGACCTCCCCCATCGCTTCCCGGTGTCTGTAGAAATTCCCTGACAACCCCGCCACCCGAATCTGTCGCTCATTCCCCagaaccaccccacccccaaccccggaCACACCTCGGCTTGTCCTGGAGCCCTTGGAACCCCCTCACTCCTGCGAATTCTCCTGTTCACGCCCGCAGAGCCACCACTCTCCGGAATGCCCCCCAGATGCTTCCAGAGCGCTGCGGTTCCTGATCCTGCATACGCCCCGTTCTCCTTGCACCACGCTTTAATGCAGAAAACTTACCCATGTTTCCGCAAGCCCTCCTATATTTTGAGTCCCCATAACCCACCCTGACACTCCCACCTCCGATCCACACCTCTGGGGGACCAGAGCCCCTACCTGTCCCAGCCACTGtaaccaccaccccccccccacccccgtcactgAAGTGTCATGATACGTTCTGATATCCTAAAGACAAACGAAGGGGACAGAAAAAGGTGCAACACCCTCCCCCATCTTGCACCCTATAGTTCTTGGTTTCACCCCCAGACTCCCTGTTGGTGGCTCCAGCCTCAGTATTTTCCCGGCTGCCTGTCTTCAGGCTGTGCACACCTCCCTCAGCCTTTTTCCTTCTTGCAGAGCATAAGCCAGACCAGAGGGATGGGGGTCCCTTTACCGGGAAAGCTGTAGGAGGAAGCAGAGCACAAGGGTCCCCTGGGAAAGGATATTGCTTTTGGAAAGCAGGAGGGTGGGATTTCAAGGATCTCCAAGGCCCTGGCTTGTCAACATGTCCACCTGGGGCTGAATCCCCTGGATCCCTGAAATTCTGATTTATTGTTAGcgtttatgttaaaattttaggCGTTGCAAAGCTTGGAGAACAGAATATCTATCAAGTTTCCAAATGTCAGATGGAGGGAGCGTAGCTTGTCCTGGAAGGGGCAAATACCCGTTTTCGTGACCATTTTACTACGGACTTAACCGCTTTCAGGTTAATTAAGCCAGAACCTCGCCATTTACAGAGGTTTCCCTTGAAAACTAAGGCCTTGAGGTGGGAGGTAGGGGATTGTCTTGCCAGAGTCTCCCAGATGCTTAGTGCCAGCTTAGATCATTCGTTTCCTGAATCTTAAGCCAGCATTCTTTCCAGTACATCACAGTGTCCTTTTCAGAAAGCTCTCTGTAGAGTTAAAGTTTTCTGCAAAGGTAAGGTGGTGGTTTTGGTGTTGGTTGTAACAGGATTCAGATGGGTTCTAGGGGCAACTGAAAAGGCTGTCTCCGACTTCAGATTCCTTGCAACTAGGGTAGTGGCTCCCTTTCAGGGCCTGGGGGGCTTGGATTTGTGGCCCTTTGGCCTTGAACTCACTCTCTTCATTGTGTGTCCTGTCAGGACCTGGAACAGATATCCAGGTGGGATGGATTGACAGCAAGTGAATTCATTAACAATTGGGGGCGAGCATGGAAGGTTTCCGCTAACTTGTGGTCTTTGTTTCCTgtgccaggtgagccccaggtgtgtCCCAGAGGGATCCAGGTGACTTCTCTGCAGACTACTTGCCATGATGCCCCACCAAGAACAGGGGGAATAAAGTGGGGGTCCTTCCCCATGCCCCTCCCATGGTCAGCTCCCCGATGGCCTGGGTGAGGTGAGAGCTGTGTAAAGGAGCCACTCTTCTGGAGTTTTCCAAGTCGGGAGGAATGGGGGATATCAGTCAGGATTGTTCAAGGCTTTACACATTCAGTGGGAGTTCCTGAAGGATATCTGATCTTACAgattcattttttcaaagatatatttatttaaagatatatttatttagtgagggagagggagagggagagagaatctcaagcagactgctgagtgcagagc
Above is a genomic segment from Canis lupus baileyi chromosome 7, mCanLup2.hap1, whole genome shotgun sequence containing:
- the TOMM6 gene encoding mitochondrial import receptor subunit TOM6 homolog, which produces MASSGVGVSAAGAPNEAPEIPDNVGDWLRGVYRFATDRNDFRRNLILNLGLFAAGVWLARNLSDIDLMAPQPGV
- the PRICKLE4 gene encoding prickle-like protein 4 — its product is MSVPSSDWPHQGESLTPPEPGPPANSDSDPGHLPDKHPEETSAQDPEVLSLGLPCLDTDGASIWPGLRILLQQLPPQDSDERYCLAFEEDELAELRLFCAQRRREALGQGVACLVLSNLVEHTCEKCREPLRPGEYGVFAARAGERRRWHPACFACQACGQALIDLIYFYHDGHLYCGRHHAELLRPRCPACDQLIFSRRCTEAEGRRWHENHFCCQDCAGPLGGGRYAVPGGGPCCPRCFERRYSAAGSSQAPALEGRASPATGEAGLDGAEDAAAVSRAALPAAASRFGPEARRGPLPSSPEQEDRAGDRTEAPQGQERGRLEKPLDAREDAPCPTCSSSSDSEPEGFFLGQRLPGPWKSPGSLQAGDSDTSRRHCAIC